In one window of Streptomyces sp. NBC_01224 DNA:
- a CDS encoding DUF6302 family protein: MTHNLDSARRSVVTARAMALPQDAYDFEYYEKRISDNWLLEKSVAMRTTRMPFLAVPVGGTRRGRGYPASCLFSGLKVCDLLLGCPGFPDLRVQWSSHPDPCFVVEWGERDHSRSRATALPPPWGAITATAKQP; encoded by the coding sequence GTGACGCACAACCTTGACTCCGCTCGGCGCTCGGTCGTGACGGCCAGGGCGATGGCCCTCCCGCAAGACGCGTACGACTTCGAGTACTACGAGAAGCGGATCTCCGACAACTGGCTCCTGGAGAAGAGCGTCGCCATGCGCACCACGCGCATGCCGTTCCTCGCAGTCCCCGTCGGGGGCACGAGGCGCGGCAGGGGCTACCCGGCGTCGTGTCTGTTCTCCGGGCTCAAGGTCTGTGACCTCCTTCTTGGGTGTCCGGGCTTCCCCGACCTGCGCGTGCAGTGGTCGTCTCACCCGGATCCCTGCTTCGTTGTCGAGTGGGGGGAGAGAGACCACTCACGCTCGAGGGCGACCGCACTGCCACCACCCTGGGGCGCTATTACGGCTACAGCGAAGCAGCCATAG
- a CDS encoding phosphotransferase family protein yields MTPSASESARHVLKQACSAVGLDSDGAEPLRLAENQIWRLPRQRVIVRIARGGQSAAAAREVRVARWLAHENVPAVRLADVEQPVEADGRPVTFWVELPPQQHGSVEDVAELLTRLHSLPTPAIELGYLDPFVRVGERLHAAITIRDDDRQWLHALHRDLVAAWAERPAGLPDRAVHGDAWPGNIVRTADGVLMMDLERFSVGPPEWDLVSTAVRAKTTGAVSAREYDRFCAAYGYDVTAWEGYPVLARARELRMVTYAAQHSASNAEWRSQAQYRIDCLRGRSGPRPWSWTGIL; encoded by the coding sequence ATGACTCCTTCGGCATCCGAATCTGCACGTCATGTCCTGAAGCAGGCCTGTTCGGCGGTGGGATTGGACTCCGACGGAGCGGAGCCTCTCCGCTTGGCCGAGAACCAGATATGGCGGCTGCCTCGTCAGCGAGTGATCGTGCGGATCGCCCGGGGAGGACAGAGCGCTGCGGCGGCCCGCGAAGTGCGCGTCGCACGCTGGCTCGCCCATGAGAACGTCCCGGCCGTTCGCCTGGCCGACGTGGAGCAGCCGGTAGAGGCAGACGGTAGACCCGTGACCTTCTGGGTAGAACTGCCACCGCAGCAGCACGGCTCGGTTGAGGATGTCGCTGAACTCCTCACGAGGCTCCACTCCCTGCCCACGCCGGCGATCGAGCTGGGGTACCTCGATCCCTTCGTCCGGGTCGGCGAACGGCTGCACGCGGCCATCACGATCCGCGACGACGACAGGCAGTGGCTGCACGCCCTTCACCGCGACCTCGTAGCAGCCTGGGCCGAGCGGCCGGCCGGTCTCCCTGATCGGGCCGTGCACGGTGACGCCTGGCCCGGCAACATCGTCCGCACGGCCGATGGGGTCCTGATGATGGACCTGGAGCGCTTTTCTGTCGGGCCGCCGGAGTGGGATCTCGTGTCCACTGCCGTGCGCGCGAAGACCACGGGCGCCGTCAGCGCCCGCGAGTACGACCGCTTCTGTGCGGCGTACGGGTACGACGTGACGGCGTGGGAGGGCTATCCCGTCCTCGCGCGCGCCCGTGAGCTACGCATGGTGACGTACGCGGCGCAGCACTCAGCCAGCAACGCGGAGTGGAGAAGCCAGGCGCAGTACCGGATCGACTGTCTCCGTGGTCGATCCGGCCCGCGGCCGTGGTCCTGGACGGGAATCCTCTGA
- a CDS encoding DUF5999 family protein: protein MCAHNPPCPTAMAPDREAARPVAHRPEQGWCVNCTFLRSLGTAMSDCPRSSV, encoded by the coding sequence ATGTGTGCGCACAACCCGCCGTGCCCCACGGCCATGGCTCCCGACAGGGAGGCCGCGCGACCCGTCGCGCACCGCCCTGAGCAGGGCTGGTGTGTTAACTGCACCTTCTTGAGGTCGTTGGGCACTGCGATGTCCGACTGCCCAAGGAGTTCTGTGTGA
- a CDS encoding Dyp-type peroxidase, producing MPTEQGNAQDSPRPAATRFGRRRALLAGGAVLAAGIGAAADELARDGRTTVRATTGAPAAEAAIPFHGVRQAGVTAPQQPATYLLSFDLPQTSAATDQKTLRGVLDALTRTLATAASDAPPDPRLRGGGATRLTSLVGIGPALATRLGLNVPDSLGELPPFPGDRLDPHRSNGDILVQLCAADRWTLTIVAELVGTAAHAAGAVPRWTQSGFLPHTAPGTTPRNLFGSKDGTANPDHAAAERWVWGPSGAHRNGTVLVYRRIHMDVTGFAALPEGRRDRVIGRRARDGVPLSGTAEHDEPDIYAKNPDGSYVIPATAHVRLASPRFDGGARMLRRSYSYDDGPTDRGLLFCAFMRDPAQFTRVQDRLAARDALTPFLQHRASAVAYVLPGTAPAGTFGEQLWT from the coding sequence ATGCCCACCGAACAGGGAAATGCGCAGGATTCACCCCGACCCGCGGCAACCCGTTTCGGGCGGCGCCGAGCACTGCTCGCCGGCGGAGCGGTGCTTGCCGCCGGGATCGGCGCGGCGGCCGACGAACTGGCGAGAGACGGCCGGACAACCGTCCGTGCCACCACCGGCGCCCCGGCGGCCGAGGCCGCGATTCCCTTCCACGGCGTCCGACAGGCGGGTGTCACGGCGCCCCAGCAACCGGCGACGTACCTGCTCTCCTTCGACCTCCCGCAGACCTCCGCCGCCACCGACCAGAAGACCCTGCGCGGCGTCCTCGACGCGTTGACCCGCACGCTCGCCACCGCAGCCTCCGACGCCCCGCCGGACCCGCGACTCCGGGGCGGCGGCGCGACCCGGCTCACCTCCCTGGTCGGCATCGGCCCCGCCCTTGCCACCCGCCTCGGCCTCAACGTCCCCGATTCTCTTGGCGAGTTGCCGCCCTTCCCCGGCGACCGTCTCGACCCGCACCGCAGCAACGGCGACATCCTGGTCCAACTGTGCGCAGCCGACCGCTGGACCCTCACCATCGTCGCCGAACTCGTCGGCACGGCCGCACACGCCGCCGGCGCCGTACCGCGCTGGACCCAGTCCGGCTTCCTGCCCCACACGGCGCCGGGCACCACCCCGCGCAACTTGTTCGGCTCCAAGGACGGCACCGCCAACCCCGATCACGCGGCGGCCGAGCGGTGGGTCTGGGGCCCATCCGGAGCCCACCGGAACGGCACCGTTCTGGTCTACCGCAGGATCCACATGGACGTCACCGGCTTCGCGGCCCTTCCCGAGGGCCGGCGCGACCGGGTGATAGGCCGCCGCGCCCGCGACGGTGTCCCCCTCAGCGGTACCGCCGAGCATGACGAGCCGGACATCTACGCCAAGAACCCCGACGGTTCCTACGTCATCCCGGCCACCGCCCACGTGCGTCTTGCCAGCCCCCGCTTCGACGGCGGCGCCCGTATGCTCCGCCGCAGCTACAGCTACGACGACGGCCCGACCGACCGCGGCCTTCTCTTCTGCGCCTTCATGCGCGACCCTGCCCAGTTCACCCGCGTCCAGGACCGTCTGGCCGCCCGCGACGCCCTCACCCCCTTTCTCCAACATCGCGCCTCGGCCGTGGCCTACGTCCTGCCCGGCACCGCACCCGCCGGGACTTTCGGCGAACAGCTCTGGACATGA
- a CDS encoding right-handed parallel beta-helix repeat-containing protein, with amino-acid sequence MTRSAVPAAVFRAALRLSVLVVSVAMAATGCSGTGSPSDDARHPAGSVLRVPQDFPSVQQAVDAAREGETVLIGPGVYRESVRVTRPRVVLRGTDRNKVVFDGGVRLANGITVTGAGSVVENLTVHGYLANGVLFTGVTDERLQQRGAGGSAYDPLDTTRFPPVRGFRATRVTSYNNGLYGIYAFDARDGVIEDSYASGHADSGIYVGQCKPCATVVRGNTVERNAVGIELTNASDGLSVLGNRVARNRVGVTVNSNDLEALAPQHGAVIAGNVVADNNAADTPEQADGGFGIGIGIGGGTANRVQRNLVRGNRAAGVIVTDPPGHPASGNRVEGNRATGNGIDLVLASVDPGNCFAGNRPATQSPDGLEGRAGCGARGRGALPSGRTAPVQAPPGVPFSQVPAPPAQPSMPDPTAPGSPATGLPGAVDAAAYPLPKDVDAVPHSR; translated from the coding sequence TTGACGCGTTCGGCCGTTCCGGCGGCCGTCTTCCGGGCGGCGCTGCGTCTGTCGGTGCTGGTCGTCTCGGTCGCCATGGCGGCCACCGGGTGCTCCGGTACGGGGTCGCCGTCGGACGATGCGCGGCATCCGGCGGGGAGCGTGCTGCGCGTTCCGCAGGACTTCCCCTCGGTGCAACAGGCGGTCGACGCCGCTCGTGAGGGCGAGACGGTGCTGATCGGCCCGGGCGTGTACCGGGAGAGCGTGCGCGTCACCAGGCCCCGCGTGGTACTGCGCGGAACGGACCGCAACAAGGTGGTCTTCGACGGCGGCGTGCGTCTGGCCAACGGCATCACCGTGACCGGCGCCGGCTCGGTGGTCGAGAACCTCACCGTGCACGGCTATCTCGCCAACGGCGTGCTGTTCACCGGCGTCACCGACGAGCGCTTGCAGCAGCGCGGCGCCGGCGGCTCCGCCTACGACCCGCTGGACACCACCCGCTTCCCTCCCGTCCGGGGCTTCCGCGCGACCCGGGTGACGTCGTACAACAACGGTCTGTACGGCATCTACGCCTTTGACGCGCGCGACGGCGTGATCGAGGACTCCTACGCCTCCGGGCACGCAGACTCCGGCATCTACGTCGGCCAGTGCAAGCCCTGCGCCACCGTCGTCCGTGGCAACACGGTGGAGCGCAACGCGGTCGGCATCGAACTGACCAATGCCTCGGACGGCCTGTCGGTGCTGGGCAATCGCGTCGCCCGCAACCGGGTCGGCGTCACGGTCAACTCCAACGACCTGGAGGCCCTCGCCCCGCAGCACGGCGCGGTGATCGCGGGCAACGTGGTCGCAGACAACAACGCCGCCGACACGCCCGAGCAGGCGGACGGGGGCTTCGGCATCGGCATCGGCATCGGCGGCGGCACCGCGAACCGCGTCCAGCGCAACCTGGTCCGGGGCAACCGGGCGGCCGGAGTGATCGTCACCGACCCGCCGGGGCATCCGGCGAGCGGCAATCGCGTCGAGGGCAACCGCGCCACCGGCAATGGCATCGACCTCGTGCTGGCCTCTGTCGACCCCGGCAACTGTTTCGCCGGCAACCGGCCCGCCACCCAGAGCCCGGACGGCCTGGAGGGGCGCGCGGGCTGCGGCGCCCGCGGTCGGGGCGCGCTGCCCAGCGGCCGGACAGCGCCGGTGCAGGCGCCGCCCGGCGTTCCGTTCAGCCAGGTGCCGGCCCCACCCGCCCAGCCGTCCATGCCGGACCCGACGGCCCCGGGCAGCCCGGCGACCGGCCTGCCGGGGGCCGTCGACGCGGCCGCGTACCCGCTCCCGAAGGACGTGGACGCAGTGCCGCACTCGCGCTGA
- a CDS encoding tyrosine-type recombinase/integrase yields MNGQTISPSTMTLIKKSPQIDSKGRWKLGVESMPYDRWHKSRPKDGESTCKEHGKVPTRDHGTGKRWQARWRNREDVQQTELFRTEVEARKHETKMRSGVDDGSYINPRAGEVRVGELALTWLKGHEHKNPRTYRRHKERILLHVVPTAVGKMRVKDVNASSLLDWLHDRRRLLESSTLRLVFDNLRAVFDLAVDDSLIHKNPCLAKSVQDAKPKRGGGGRAELTLTWEDTEKIRAELPDRYKALVDCGRGLGLRQGEIFGLSPEDIDWAHPDGVMVHVQRQVVHDGSFLVYALPKGGDDEEPKDRWVELTDDVAIPLREHMQKYPPVEVTRPWGSKGGDPVTVRLIFYTREKTAIQSNWFNSYRWKPALASAGLIKPLEPDAKGRRWEKSRDVMMHALRHLYASMMINGGVDVYTLADRLGHADPAFTLRKYVHRVVGAGSKVRIAVRSAYTRAA; encoded by the coding sequence ATGAACGGGCAGACAATCTCGCCGTCGACGATGACCCTGATTAAAAAGAGTCCACAAATAGACTCAAAGGGCCGTTGGAAACTAGGAGTTGAGTCGATGCCGTACGACCGCTGGCACAAGTCACGCCCGAAAGATGGGGAGTCGACCTGCAAGGAACACGGCAAGGTCCCGACGCGGGATCACGGGACGGGGAAGCGGTGGCAGGCCCGATGGCGCAACCGGGAAGATGTCCAGCAGACGGAGCTGTTCCGCACCGAGGTCGAAGCCCGCAAGCACGAGACCAAGATGCGGTCCGGAGTGGACGACGGCTCGTACATCAACCCTCGCGCCGGTGAGGTCAGGGTCGGTGAACTCGCCCTCACGTGGCTCAAGGGGCACGAACACAAGAATCCACGGACTTACCGACGCCACAAGGAGCGGATTCTCCTGCACGTCGTTCCTACCGCAGTTGGGAAGATGCGCGTAAAGGACGTGAACGCCTCATCTTTGCTGGACTGGCTGCACGACCGTCGCAGGCTACTCGAAAGTTCCACGCTGCGCCTGGTCTTCGACAATCTTCGGGCTGTCTTTGACCTGGCCGTGGACGACAGCCTGATACACAAAAATCCCTGCCTCGCCAAATCGGTGCAGGACGCCAAGCCGAAGCGAGGAGGTGGCGGCCGGGCAGAGCTGACCCTAACGTGGGAGGACACCGAGAAGATCCGTGCCGAACTTCCCGACCGCTACAAAGCACTCGTTGACTGTGGTCGCGGCCTGGGTCTTCGGCAAGGAGAGATATTCGGCCTGTCACCGGAAGATATCGACTGGGCACATCCAGACGGCGTCATGGTGCACGTGCAACGGCAAGTAGTCCACGACGGCTCGTTCCTCGTATACGCCCTCCCCAAGGGCGGAGACGACGAGGAGCCGAAGGACCGGTGGGTCGAGCTGACCGACGACGTGGCCATCCCCCTGCGCGAGCACATGCAGAAGTACCCGCCGGTCGAGGTGACCCGACCGTGGGGCAGCAAAGGCGGCGACCCGGTCACGGTGCGGCTGATCTTCTACACCCGGGAGAAGACCGCCATTCAGTCGAATTGGTTCAACTCCTACCGCTGGAAGCCCGCCCTGGCGTCGGCCGGCCTCATCAAGCCCCTTGAGCCCGACGCGAAGGGACGACGCTGGGAGAAGTCCCGCGACGTGATGATGCACGCGCTCCGACACCTGTACGCGTCGATGATGATCAACGGCGGGGTAGACGTGTACACGCTCGCGGACCGCCTCGGACACGCCGATCCCGCGTTTACCCTGCGTAAATACGTGCACCGGGTCGTGGGAGCCGGTTCCAAGGTCCGCATCGCGGTCCGGAGCGCCTACACCAGGGCCGCGTGA
- a CDS encoding ATP-binding protein codes for MELLVDTRERDASVRATSRSVDGQLDMSFNVRAEDLGTVRDIVAAHLCWWRVDNGTAFRVLTVVNELLTNVLQHTPADADGCRMASLLLQKVPDGVTAIVRDQDRCPPVYSSPAPLAEEGRGLMLLGALADDTSVSMTPAGKDVWVFMAIPELTEHL; via the coding sequence ATGGAACTACTTGTCGACACCCGCGAGCGGGATGCTTCTGTTCGAGCCACGTCCAGGAGCGTGGACGGTCAACTCGACATGAGTTTCAACGTCCGGGCCGAAGATCTGGGCACCGTGCGGGACATCGTCGCAGCGCACCTTTGCTGGTGGCGCGTCGACAACGGCACCGCGTTCCGCGTCCTGACCGTGGTCAACGAACTACTCACCAACGTCTTGCAGCACACCCCTGCGGACGCCGACGGGTGCCGGATGGCCAGCCTGCTCCTCCAGAAGGTGCCGGACGGTGTCACCGCCATCGTTCGCGACCAGGACCGCTGTCCGCCGGTGTACTCGTCACCGGCCCCCCTGGCCGAGGAGGGGCGCGGGCTGATGCTGCTGGGTGCTCTGGCCGACGACACGTCCGTGTCCATGACCCCAGCGGGCAAGGACGTGTGGGTCTTCATGGCGATCCCGGAACTGACTGAGCACTTGTAG
- a CDS encoding XRE family transcriptional regulator → MIRRSFLHIGGLAAIAPLNFTDVFAPAELSLPTNVNPSHVDQVLAAATAISGMDNELGGGGVVRDVAARAMQWSAGLLQTRFPEHMRTDLFAAVSRLGIVVGASAFDSYHHDEATKTFRFAADCAEEAGDWHLRAKTYSFLARQAVWIGAPDDGLTYAEKGLVRSDRLTATEQAMLHTARARAFGKMGNVRDTMAAVGAADEAFTRARPTEESPWMAYYDEAQHNGDTAHALFDLAILAGQDPGRAARRFNTAVNGHTDAYKRSRAISRTKLASLLMAKGDPRQAAALGHDALNEVGRLTSRRAADDLRQLGRFASKHRTVQEASALRDRIAATVSA, encoded by the coding sequence GTGATTCGACGCTCGTTCCTCCACATCGGAGGCCTCGCCGCCATAGCCCCTCTCAACTTCACCGACGTCTTCGCGCCCGCCGAACTGTCTCTCCCGACTAACGTCAACCCGAGCCACGTCGACCAGGTCCTGGCGGCCGCCACCGCCATCAGCGGCATGGACAACGAGCTGGGTGGGGGTGGCGTGGTGCGTGACGTAGCCGCCCGAGCGATGCAGTGGTCGGCCGGCCTGCTGCAAACCCGGTTCCCCGAGCACATGCGAACCGACCTGTTCGCCGCCGTATCACGGCTTGGCATCGTGGTCGGCGCCTCTGCCTTCGACTCCTACCACCACGATGAAGCCACCAAGACGTTCCGATTCGCAGCAGACTGCGCCGAGGAGGCAGGCGACTGGCATCTGCGGGCCAAGACCTACTCGTTCCTCGCACGGCAAGCCGTATGGATCGGGGCCCCCGATGACGGCCTCACGTACGCCGAGAAGGGGCTTGTGCGCTCCGACCGTCTGACGGCGACCGAGCAGGCGATGCTTCACACGGCAAGGGCCAGGGCCTTCGGGAAGATGGGCAACGTCCGGGACACCATGGCGGCCGTCGGCGCCGCAGACGAGGCGTTCACTCGGGCCCGGCCCACCGAAGAATCGCCGTGGATGGCCTACTACGACGAGGCGCAGCACAACGGGGACACGGCTCACGCCCTGTTCGATCTCGCGATCCTCGCCGGACAGGACCCGGGCCGGGCAGCGCGCCGATTCAACACAGCGGTGAACGGACACACGGACGCCTACAAGCGGTCACGTGCGATCTCGCGGACGAAGCTGGCCTCCCTGCTCATGGCCAAGGGAGACCCTCGCCAGGCGGCGGCGCTCGGCCACGACGCCTTGAACGAGGTAGGCCGACTCACCTCCCGGCGAGCCGCCGACGATCTGCGGCAGCTCGGCCGCTTCGCCTCCAAGCATCGGACTGTCCAGGAGGCTTCAGCGCTGCGAGATCGGATCGCCGCTACGGTTTCCGCATGA
- a CDS encoding tyrosine-type recombinase/integrase has protein sequence MTSHLRNQLMEGRAVLPRVGSVVQLETQHPAYAVLDPAGSPVESVTPYLRDLALNDNSPATSRSYANDLLRWFRFLWLLNVTWNKATEGEVAVIVGWLRTAPNPQRRRTRPDAPQPGSVNPRTGKRYLKAGYAPSTINHALTVVASFYDFHRDLGNGPLMNPVPVSEARRRALAHRSPAEAVPAFRRSRLRQRVPATEPRAIPDAMWDEFFAAMNHDRDRAAVLLYVSSGARACELLGVTPADVDWPAQIVYVVSKGTKLREPIPASPQALVVLAAYLDAMGMPAPHEPAFRTRRGPDKPLTYWAMRRVIQRANDRLGTNWSLHDLRHTAAERMANDPNLTLVEVRAILRHADLATTGRYLHARVEDLFDALQAHYQRPRLQPTIAPGYDPDDFKAVFGG, from the coding sequence GTGACGTCGCATCTGCGCAACCAGCTGATGGAGGGGCGGGCTGTCCTGCCCCGCGTCGGCTCGGTCGTTCAGCTGGAGACCCAGCACCCGGCGTACGCCGTACTCGACCCCGCTGGAAGCCCGGTCGAGTCGGTGACGCCCTACCTGCGGGACCTCGCTCTGAACGACAACAGCCCAGCAACCAGCCGCAGTTACGCAAACGACCTGCTGCGGTGGTTCCGGTTCCTGTGGCTTTTGAACGTGACCTGGAACAAGGCAACGGAAGGGGAGGTGGCAGTGATAGTGGGATGGCTTCGTACGGCACCGAATCCGCAACGCCGCCGCACCCGGCCGGACGCGCCACAGCCCGGCTCGGTCAACCCCCGCACCGGCAAGCGATACCTCAAGGCCGGCTACGCCCCGTCGACGATCAACCACGCCCTGACCGTGGTGGCCAGCTTCTACGACTTCCACCGCGACCTGGGCAACGGGCCGTTGATGAATCCGGTGCCGGTTTCCGAGGCACGGCGTCGGGCTCTGGCCCACCGCAGTCCGGCAGAGGCCGTGCCGGCCTTCCGCCGCTCCCGTCTGCGTCAGCGTGTCCCGGCCACCGAGCCCCGGGCCATCCCGGACGCGATGTGGGACGAGTTCTTCGCGGCCATGAACCACGACCGGGACCGAGCCGCGGTGCTGCTCTACGTCTCCAGCGGGGCCCGCGCCTGCGAGCTGCTCGGCGTTACCCCGGCAGACGTCGACTGGCCGGCTCAGATCGTCTACGTCGTCTCCAAGGGCACGAAGCTGCGCGAGCCGATCCCGGCGAGCCCGCAGGCCCTGGTGGTGCTGGCCGCCTACCTCGACGCGATGGGCATGCCTGCCCCGCACGAGCCGGCCTTCCGCACCCGCCGAGGCCCGGACAAGCCGCTCACCTACTGGGCGATGCGGCGCGTCATCCAGCGGGCCAACGACCGGCTGGGTACGAACTGGAGCCTGCACGACCTGCGGCACACGGCGGCCGAGAGGATGGCGAACGACCCGAACCTGACCCTGGTCGAGGTCCGGGCCATCCTGCGGCACGCGGACCTGGCCACCACCGGCCGCTACCTGCACGCTCGCGTCGAGGACCTCTTCGACGCCCTCCAGGCGCACTACCAGCGCCCCCGCCTCCAGCCCACCATCGCCCCCGGCTACGACCCGGACGACTTCAAGGCGGTGTTCGGTGGCTGA
- a CDS encoding transposase family protein codes for MKVQVLAGPSRTPALGLGRAAGSHTRPDRGAGVHGIPAALAADDIKCWADKAYQGAGPAIRVPFRGKNLRGCRQRHNRDHAKTRSLSERAMATLKCWRLLRKLRCSTTRITAVVRAVVALKLAT; via the coding sequence ATGAAGGTGCAAGTCCTCGCCGGTCCTTCCCGGACACCTGCTCTGGGGCTCGGACGCGCTGCCGGGAGCCACACACGACCAGACCGCGGCGCGGGGGTCCACGGCATTCCCGCTGCCCTCGCCGCAGACGACATCAAATGCTGGGCCGACAAGGCATATCAGGGCGCTGGCCCTGCGATCCGTGTCCCGTTCCGGGGAAAGAACCTGCGCGGCTGCCGCCAACGTCACAACCGCGATCACGCCAAGACCCGCAGCCTCAGCGAACGCGCCATGGCCACCCTCAAATGCTGGCGGCTCCTGCGGAAACTCCGCTGCAGCACCACCCGGATCACCGCCGTCGTCCGTGCCGTCGTCGCCCTCAAACTCGCCACCTGA
- a CDS encoding helix-turn-helix transcriptional regulator yields the protein MRRTTAREEEAASGAGGRCPLMSAEELADFLGVPLNTVYIWNHRHKGPRAHKIGRYLRYRWPEVEAWLEAQAVDRTV from the coding sequence ATGCGTCGAACCACTGCCCGCGAGGAAGAAGCCGCTAGTGGCGCGGGGGGCCGTTGTCCCTTGATGAGCGCGGAGGAGCTGGCCGACTTCCTGGGCGTACCTCTGAATACGGTCTATATATGGAATCACCGACACAAGGGTCCGCGAGCCCACAAGATCGGCCGCTATTTGCGCTACCGCTGGCCGGAGGTGGAGGCATGGCTCGAAGCTCAGGCGGTGGATCGCACGGTCTGA
- a CDS encoding DUF6415 family natural product biosynthesis protein: MSLTVLVPENDVVLPPADEPRTPQWSPPLDAEGLWSVLERIKNWKPLDVEEVFDDLDTAIGNQTPPAAVTDTLVDRLRDHLKQLSNIAVADEQYPPTAEMLRLVVRGVPLREECVPADYQQAVGLARRLALVTSDLVEELIEAHYIKEAE, translated from the coding sequence ATGTCCCTCACCGTTCTGGTTCCGGAGAATGACGTGGTTCTTCCGCCAGCCGACGAGCCCCGCACACCGCAGTGGAGCCCTCCACTCGACGCAGAGGGTTTGTGGTCCGTCCTGGAACGGATCAAGAACTGGAAGCCGCTCGACGTGGAGGAGGTCTTTGACGACCTCGACACGGCGATCGGCAACCAGACGCCGCCCGCCGCGGTGACCGACACCCTGGTTGACCGTCTTCGGGACCATCTGAAGCAGCTCAGCAACATCGCTGTCGCGGACGAGCAGTACCCGCCCACCGCGGAGATGCTCCGACTCGTTGTACGCGGGGTCCCCCTGCGGGAGGAGTGCGTGCCGGCCGACTACCAGCAGGCCGTCGGCCTCGCTCGTCGTCTGGCCTTAGTCACCTCTGACCTGGTCGAAGAGCTCATCGAAGCCCACTACATCAAGGAGGCGGAGTGA
- a CDS encoding DUF6302 family protein, protein MGRYYGYSEAAIAAFMGRCHKSPSSAVPEPCSPTAP, encoded by the coding sequence CTGGGGCGCTATTACGGCTACAGCGAAGCAGCCATAGCGGCCTTCATGGGGCGGTGCCACAAGTCCCCCTCTTCGGCCGTGCCCGAACCGTGTTCCCCCACGGCACCGTAG